A section of the Deltaproteobacteria bacterium genome encodes:
- the nusB gene encoding transcription antitermination factor NusB, which yields MFNTPRSNRRKGRELAVQALYQIEMTSDPSVAAVDLFLQHFEGNAKAKEFARRLVSGTLSQRAEIDRLIDLATVNWKNERMAKVDFLILRMATYELVFCADIPASVSLNEAVEIAKRFGGEESASFINGVLDQIAKSHCAKVE from the coding sequence TTGTTCAATACGCCGCGCAGCAATCGGCGTAAGGGACGCGAGCTGGCGGTCCAGGCGCTGTACCAGATCGAGATGACCAGCGATCCGTCGGTTGCCGCCGTGGATTTGTTTCTCCAGCACTTCGAGGGCAACGCCAAGGCCAAGGAGTTTGCCCGGCGCTTGGTTTCTGGCACCCTCAGCCAGCGCGCCGAGATCGATCGTTTGATCGATCTGGCCACGGTCAATTGGAAAAACGAGCGCATGGCCAAGGTCGACTTTTTGATTCTGCGCATGGCAACATATGAACTAGTTTTTTGCGCCGACATTCCGGCCTCAGTGAGTTTGAACGAGGCGGTGGAGATCGCCAAACGTTTCGGCGGCGAGGAGTCGGCGAGCTTTATCAACGGCGTGCTCGATCAAATCGCGAAATCCCATTGTGCCAAAGTCGAGTAG
- a CDS encoding 6,7-dimethyl-8-ribityllumazine synthase yields the protein MTKILEGKQDATGLKVGVIVSRFNNFITEKLLDGAMDGFASHGGADGNLTVVRVPGAFEISIVADKMAASGKFDALVCLGAVIRGDTPHFDYVCDAVTRGLGNAVAAHKVPIGFGVLTTDNSQQALDRAGNKDANKGYEALLVAVEMVNVLRQVS from the coding sequence ATGACCAAAATTCTCGAAGGGAAGCAGGACGCCACCGGCCTCAAGGTAGGCGTCATCGTCAGCCGCTTCAATAATTTCATCACCGAAAAATTGCTCGACGGCGCGATGGACGGATTCGCCAGCCATGGCGGCGCGGACGGCAATCTCACGGTCGTGCGCGTGCCCGGCGCCTTCGAGATTTCCATTGTTGCGGACAAGATGGCGGCGAGCGGCAAATTCGACGCCCTAGTTTGTTTGGGCGCGGTGATTCGCGGCGATACGCCGCATTTCGATTATGTTTGCGACGCGGTCACCCGGGGTCTCGGTAACGCGGTGGCGGCGCACAAAGTTCCCATCGGCTTTGGCGTGCTGACGACGGACAATTCGCAGCAAGCGTTGGATCGCGCTGGCAATAAAGATGCCAACAAGGGCTACGAAGCGTTGTTGGTCGCCGTTGAGATGGTCAACGTCTTGCGCCAGGTTTCCTAG
- a CDS encoding riboflavin synthase produces the protein MFTGLIEDVGKIAALKLQNGAAVLTVKTKLPIRSMPLGASVAVNGACLTVVKKLKGAFVVDVSPETLARTNLEKLKAGSLVNLEQPMRLQERLGGHLVTGHVDGVGTVAAIRQQGGFTVVNFRVAARLGALLVSKGSVAVDGISLTVNQCQRDSFSVAIIPFTLLHTNLQGRRVGDKVNIETDLIGKYVQSFLQKRR, from the coding sequence ATGTTTACTGGATTGATCGAAGATGTCGGCAAGATCGCCGCGCTCAAGTTGCAAAACGGTGCGGCGGTGTTGACCGTGAAAACCAAGTTGCCAATACGTTCGATGCCGCTGGGCGCCAGCGTGGCGGTGAACGGCGCTTGCTTGACGGTGGTTAAAAAACTCAAAGGCGCGTTCGTCGTCGATGTCTCGCCGGAGACCTTAGCTCGGACCAACTTGGAAAAACTTAAGGCGGGGAGTCTGGTCAATTTGGAGCAGCCGATGCGGTTACAGGAACGGCTCGGCGGCCATCTGGTGACTGGCCACGTCGACGGCGTCGGCACAGTGGCGGCGATTCGCCAGCAAGGCGGATTTACGGTTGTCAACTTTCGCGTGGCGGCGCGCCTCGGCGCGCTGCTGGTGTCGAAAGGCTCGGTGGCGGTGGATGGCATCAGCCTGACCGTGAATCAGTGCCAGCGCGACAGTTTTTCCGTGGCGATCATTCCATTTACTTTGCTGCACACTAATTTGCAGGGCCGCAGGGTTGGTGATAAAGTCAACATTGAAACCGACTTGATCGGTAAATACGTCCAAAGCTTTTTACAAAAACGGCGGTAA
- the ribA gene encoding GTP cyclohydrolase II gives MPISSIEAGIEDIRNGRIVILVNEDAPDNDGFFCMAAEKASAERINYMMHQGRGIIYVTLTDERIRELCIPMVPEENSLLSGLLCGASFSVNLPGVHGVSAQGRAHTIRAIVANEAKHEDLVVPGHVQPLQARSGGVLARSGRTDASVDIARLAGLKPAGVTCQILDDDGSVALMPSLVRLAEKEGLKILSVASLIAYRLRTESLVTRVAEEEFPTLHGGKYHAIVYRNTVDGTEHMALVKGNIGAVDKVLVRLHSECLTGDVFGSERCDCGDQIRQSLRQIDEQGCGVLIYMHQEGRGIGLTNKIKAYALQDRGRDTVEANLDLGFKEDLRDYGIGAQILRDLRVDKVSLLTNNPRKISGLESYGVEVVDRVPLEISPRDSNIHYLRTKQRKLGHMLSNLEDKAIKH, from the coding sequence ATGCCCATCTCAAGCATCGAAGCAGGAATCGAAGATATTCGTAACGGTCGGATCGTCATTCTCGTCAACGAGGATGCGCCCGACAACGACGGCTTTTTCTGCATGGCGGCGGAAAAGGCCAGTGCCGAGCGTATCAATTATATGATGCATCAGGGGCGCGGCATCATCTATGTCACGCTCACCGATGAACGAATCCGCGAGCTGTGCATTCCCATGGTGCCGGAAGAGAACAGTTTGCTGTCGGGATTGCTGTGCGGCGCGTCATTTTCGGTAAATCTGCCAGGTGTTCATGGCGTCTCGGCCCAGGGTCGCGCCCATACGATTCGCGCCATCGTCGCCAACGAAGCCAAACACGAAGATCTCGTCGTGCCCGGCCACGTGCAGCCGTTGCAAGCGCGCAGCGGTGGTGTGTTGGCCCGCTCGGGACGCACCGATGCGTCGGTGGATATCGCTCGTCTCGCCGGTCTCAAGCCGGCCGGCGTCACTTGCCAAATTTTGGATGACGACGGTTCGGTGGCGTTGATGCCGTCGTTGGTGCGGCTGGCGGAAAAAGAAGGATTAAAAATTCTCTCGGTGGCGAGCTTGATCGCGTACCGCTTGCGCACCGAAAGTTTGGTCACTCGAGTCGCCGAGGAAGAGTTTCCAACGCTGCACGGCGGCAAATATCACGCAATCGTCTACCGCAACACGGTGGACGGCACCGAACATATGGCGTTGGTCAAAGGCAATATCGGCGCGGTGGACAAAGTACTGGTGCGCTTGCATTCGGAATGTCTCACCGGCGATGTCTTCGGTTCGGAGCGCTGCGATTGCGGCGATCAGATTCGCCAGTCGCTGCGCCAAATCGACGAGCAAGGCTGCGGCGTGTTGATCTACATGCATCAAGAAGGGCGCGGCATCGGCCTGACCAATAAGATCAAGGCCTACGCGTTGCAGGATCGAGGCCGCGACACGGTGGAAGCCAATCTGGATCTGGGATTCAAGGAAGATCTGCGCGATTACGGCATCGGCGCGCAAATTCTTCGCGATCTGCGCGTCGACAAGGTCTCGTTACTCACCAACAACCCGCGCAAGATCTCCGGTCTGGAGAGCTACGGCGTCGAAGTCGTCGACCGCGTGCCGTTGGAAATTTCGCCGCGGGACTCGAACATTCACTATCTGCGCACCAAGCAGCGCAAGCTCGGCCATATGCTGTCCAATCTGGAAGACAAGGCGATCAAACATTAG